The following proteins come from a genomic window of Elusimicrobiota bacterium:
- a CDS encoding CopD family protein: protein MDVFFHFLHVVSFTVWVGGQLFLGLVLGPTIRQFLGPRERMPLSMAIALRFKRVGHGALGVLVLTGLWRVRYLFHTGLGSFVDTTYGRVFLLKMALFVAMVALGVVHDKVHGPALVALAERPDSPEYRAAARRMMVWARFNLLVALAVVFCGVALRHLSF, encoded by the coding sequence ATGGATGTTTTCTTTCATTTTTTGCACGTCGTTTCCTTCACGGTGTGGGTCGGCGGGCAATTGTTCCTGGGCCTGGTGTTGGGCCCCACGATTCGACAATTCCTCGGGCCCCGCGAGCGCATGCCTCTCTCGATGGCCATCGCCCTGCGTTTTAAGCGTGTGGGCCACGGGGCCCTGGGCGTGCTGGTCCTGACGGGGCTTTGGCGCGTGCGTTACCTTTTTCATACCGGCCTGGGTTCCTTTGTTGACACCACCTACGGACGGGTTTTCCTGCTTAAAATGGCCCTGTTTGTGGCGATGGTCGCCCTGGGTGTTGTGCACGACAAGGTGCACGGCCCGGCGCTTGTCGCCCTGGCCGAGCGCCCCGACAGCCCCGAATACCGCGCCGCCGCCCGCCGGATGATGGTCTGGGCGCGCTTCAACCTTCTTGTGGCGCTCGCCGTGGTGTTTTGCGGCGTGGCGCTTCGCCACCTCTCGTTCTGA
- a CDS encoding radical SAM protein produces MTVFTDIESITWGETAGSTSLILSPRATLGFDKAGRPTGLYENGFYTARGLDGRCLEKKWIWDPGRPDARRHIRALDAGERENLRARLKTLLEKAQASLRSGTPVRRYDRGREIPADPAQMAQKIDALTAFLNGEWEADPRRFAEVWNPIGILPPDQYLSLVIQVVEGCAWNQCTFCDFYAARPFRVRAREEIDRHTDAAVRYFGDGLEGRCAIFLGDANALQAPPTLLIPLAESLARRFPRLAQPQTDGVGGLYAFAETARTSAWATEELRALAAAGFRRAYLGIETGDDALRRLLRKPGSATDALRAMEKIKSAGIALGLIVLLGAGGRDHAQAHARATADLLIRAPLGPGDFVYFSPLVEAAAPAFPTMSEEEKAEQRRWIEGRVPPRGERRALYDIREFLY; encoded by the coding sequence ATGACGGTTTTCACCGACATCGAATCCATCACCTGGGGCGAAACGGCCGGCAGCACGTCCCTAATCCTTTCTCCCCGGGCGACCCTTGGCTTTGACAAGGCCGGACGCCCCACCGGCCTTTACGAAAACGGATTTTACACCGCCCGCGGACTGGACGGGCGTTGCCTGGAAAAAAAATGGATTTGGGACCCGGGCCGTCCGGACGCCCGGCGGCACATTCGCGCCCTGGACGCGGGCGAACGGGAAAACCTCCGGGCGCGACTCAAAACCCTGCTCGAGAAAGCCCAAGCGTCCCTGCGCTCCGGCACGCCCGTTCGCCGCTACGACCGCGGCCGGGAAATTCCCGCCGACCCGGCCCAAATGGCTCAAAAGATCGACGCCTTGACGGCTTTTTTGAACGGGGAATGGGAGGCGGACCCCCGCCGCTTCGCCGAAGTCTGGAACCCCATCGGCATCCTTCCCCCCGACCAATACCTGTCCCTGGTGATCCAGGTGGTCGAAGGGTGCGCCTGGAATCAATGCACGTTCTGCGACTTTTACGCCGCCCGCCCCTTTCGCGTCCGCGCGCGGGAGGAGATCGACCGCCACACGGACGCCGCCGTCCGCTACTTCGGCGACGGATTGGAGGGGCGATGCGCCATTTTCCTGGGCGACGCCAACGCGCTCCAGGCTCCCCCCACGCTGTTGATCCCTCTGGCGGAAAGTCTCGCCCGACGGTTCCCCCGCCTGGCCCAACCCCAAACGGATGGCGTCGGGGGGCTCTACGCCTTCGCCGAAACCGCCCGCACCTCCGCCTGGGCCACGGAGGAACTTCGGGCCCTGGCCGCGGCGGGCTTCCGCCGGGCCTATCTGGGCATCGAAACCGGGGACGACGCCCTGCGCCGGCTTTTGCGAAAACCCGGTTCGGCGACCGACGCCCTGCGCGCCATGGAAAAAATCAAATCGGCGGGCATCGCGTTGGGCCTCATCGTTCTTTTGGGTGCCGGGGGACGGGATCACGCCCAAGCCCACGCCCGCGCCACCGCCGACCTGCTGATCCGCGCTCCGTTGGGCCCCGGGGATTTCGTCTATTTTTCCCCCCTGGTGGAGGCCGCCGCCCCGGCCTTCCCGACGATGTCCGAAGAGGAAAAGGCCGAACAGCGGCGATGGATTGAAGGGCGCGTCCCCCCCCGCGGGGAACGGCGCGCCCTTTACGACATCCGCGAATTCCTTTACTGA
- a CDS encoding radical SAM protein has product MTNANTHPHAVQRPAGTPLPPRLIFWETTAGCNLRCVHCRRLDVLDEVSETDLSTAAAKEMISDIAANYKPILVLSGGEPLFRPDILELAAHARDNGLRVALATNGTLVTAEKAKAIKEAGVARVSISLDGATPETHNRFRGPGAFEKSLAGFDHLKREGVSLQINMTVTRYNAHELPRLYEMCLARGADALHLFMLVPVGCGVQIAESDMLPSADYEKWLNWFYERDIERKMELKATCAPHYFRIVRQRSKEIGGLPPSHHRQEAKGAPAGLPTQALHQSTKGCLAGQGVCFISHKGDVFPCGYLPINVGNIRETPFKTVWETSPVFEGLRDPSKLEGKCGACSFKFVCGGCRARAYYAHGDEQAEEPHCVYVPEGYTAQSACDAF; this is encoded by the coding sequence ATGACCAACGCGAACACGCATCCACACGCTGTCCAACGCCCGGCCGGGACCCCCCTGCCGCCGCGGTTGATTTTTTGGGAAACCACCGCGGGATGCAACCTCCGTTGCGTCCACTGCCGGCGGCTGGATGTTCTGGACGAAGTGTCCGAGACCGACCTGTCCACCGCCGCCGCGAAGGAGATGATTTCCGACATCGCCGCCAATTACAAACCCATTTTGGTGTTGTCCGGCGGGGAACCCCTTTTCCGGCCCGACATCCTGGAATTGGCGGCCCACGCCCGGGACAACGGCCTGCGGGTGGCGCTGGCGACGAACGGGACCCTTGTGACGGCCGAAAAAGCCAAAGCGATCAAAGAGGCGGGGGTCGCGCGGGTGAGCATTTCACTCGACGGGGCTACGCCCGAGACCCACAACCGCTTCCGCGGCCCCGGGGCCTTCGAAAAGTCCCTTGCGGGGTTCGACCACTTGAAGCGCGAGGGGGTGTCCCTCCAGATCAATATGACCGTCACCCGCTACAACGCCCACGAGTTGCCGCGCTTGTACGAGATGTGCCTCGCCCGGGGCGCCGACGCTTTGCACCTCTTCATGCTGGTGCCGGTGGGTTGCGGGGTTCAAATCGCGGAGTCCGACATGTTGCCCTCGGCCGATTACGAAAAGTGGCTCAATTGGTTCTACGAACGGGACATCGAGCGTAAAATGGAATTGAAAGCCACCTGCGCGCCCCATTATTTCCGCATCGTCCGGCAACGCTCCAAGGAAATCGGTGGACTGCCCCCCAGCCATCACCGCCAGGAGGCCAAGGGCGCTCCCGCCGGTCTCCCCACCCAAGCGCTTCACCAGTCGACGAAGGGGTGTCTGGCCGGACAGGGTGTGTGCTTTATTTCCCACAAGGGCGATGTGTTCCCCTGCGGGTACCTGCCGATCAACGTGGGGAACATCCGGGAGACCCCGTTCAAGACCGTTTGGGAGACGTCCCCGGTGTTCGAGGGACTGCGGGACCCCTCGAAACTCGAGGGAAAATGCGGCGCGTGCTCGTTTAAATTTGTCTGCGGCGGGTGCCGCGCCCGGGCCTATTACGCCCACGGCGACGAACAGGCGGAGGAGCCCCATTGCGTGTACGTTCCCGAGGGCTACACCGCCCAGAGCGCCTGCGACGCTTTTTGA
- a CDS encoding cytochrome c — MKKALAGFVVLGLLAGAGAAFAEDAAKLYGTKCAMCHGKEGKGNPGMSKKFGADALNLLDEASLAKTDDALVKITLEGEGKPGPSGAKPMPAFKGKIKDEDAKALVAYIRGLAPKK, encoded by the coding sequence ATGAAAAAGGCACTAGCGGGGTTCGTGGTTTTGGGCTTGTTGGCGGGCGCCGGCGCGGCCTTCGCCGAGGACGCGGCGAAACTGTACGGCACCAAATGCGCCATGTGCCACGGCAAAGAGGGCAAGGGCAACCCGGGCATGTCCAAGAAATTCGGGGCCGACGCCCTGAACTTGTTGGACGAGGCCAGCCTGGCCAAGACCGACGACGCCCTTGTGAAAATAACCTTGGAGGGCGAGGGCAAGCCGGGCCCCAGCGGCGCCAAGCCGATGCCGGCGTTCAAAGGAAAGATCAAGGACGAGGACGCCAAAGCCCTGGTGGCGTACATCCGTGGTTTGGCCCCGAAGAAATAA
- a CDS encoding c-type cytochrome, producing the protein MKNIVRVVLVLGLMGAAGSAFAEDAAKLYGTKCAMCHGKKGEGNPVMAKAKKMDIGLFAVNDEATLKKTDEELIKATIDGVGTAMPAYKGKIADAEVAPLITYMRSLAAPAAEAPAVEAPVTTRQ; encoded by the coding sequence ATGAAAAATATTGTCCGCGTTGTTTTGGTGTTGGGGTTAATGGGGGCGGCCGGGTCGGCCTTCGCCGAGGACGCCGCCAAACTGTACGGCACGAAATGCGCCATGTGCCACGGGAAGAAGGGCGAAGGCAACCCGGTCATGGCCAAGGCCAAGAAAATGGACATCGGCCTTTTTGCCGTGAACGACGAGGCCACCCTGAAGAAGACCGACGAGGAATTGATCAAGGCGACAATCGACGGGGTGGGAACCGCCATGCCCGCCTACAAAGGCAAAATCGCCGACGCCGAAGTGGCCCCCCTGATCACGTACATGCGGTCACTGGCTGCCCCCGCCGCGGAAGCTCCCGCCGTGGAAGCGCCCGTCACGACGCGACAATAG